The stretch of DNA ctgttaaaaagtgtttagatAATCAAAAGGTATTTATTAAGAAGTGGGCTGGCTGCTAATTATCTATCTATGATGGTGACAGTGGTGTAATGATTCCgatggactcccaagacaagacagtgctcacccaactggccaataggaacatGACCCCGCCCATGACACTATTTTCACATCGAGAGAAAAATCCCGAGATGAGAGCAAAAAATCGAATTGAGAGCAAAGACTTAGGTTTTGAAAGCgagaagaaaaacgttttgagaGAAACTCTTTttgagagaattttttttttgaaagtttaaaaacagtattttgAAAGAGATTCGTTTTTGCTATTGGTGTGAAAAtgttctctcaaatattttttttctctcataaaatgctttttttctatcagtgtgataacgttttctctcaaacatttttttttgtgttcttttctcttagatcatttattttctcgcatgtaataaagaaacaaagctagctccGTACATCCAGTCTGCGCGCCATaaattgttttgtctgatttcgTGGGGAATCGGATCGGGGGGCCAGGCATTGAGAATAACTATATTGGAATAAACAATCTTCTTGCTGACGGTCTTGTTTGCTTATGTACATCATGTAGAGGCATATACTGTATTAAATTGACTGTTTCATAACCAGATATAAACTCCTTGTAGGTACTTTAAGCTAAAATGCTAGATTCTAACAACAATTTATCTTACACACACCAATGAAATCATATGGATTATATGCAGGACTGGGGATGTAGTGTaaactgttttttctttgtgtgttaaGAGTGTGTTGCTGATACTATTCTCCCACAATACAATGCACAGAGAAACTGGAGGAGCTACTTCACATTAGTATGTAGTGTGGATTTGGGACATAGCTATTTTTTGCCAGTAGAGTCTTGTTCCAAGCTGATCGATTGAGCAGACAGAGCTTTCAGTAAATTGTGGAGCCTGACCTTATGCCCAGACAGGGAGTTTAGGCTTTACAGATTATCTCATTAGACTGGACCACGTTGGTtgcttcacacacaaacaatgctAATCACCTTTTTCTCAAATCAAGACAAGGTCGAAAAGAAGAATGCTCTGCAATGAAAGCTTTACACAAAGATGTTTATTTGATCTGATGAGTCAATCTTTGATTTCATTCAGTCTTGAAATCACAGGCTGCACAAGCTTATAGTCACACAATCAGTTCTGTTCCTAAAGTAATTGTCGTGTTAACCAATAACATGTTACTgcctgcagaaaaaaacaagataaaccGTATGACTACTGCAGGTGGCACACAGGTGTCTACAAATAACAAATCATCAATAGTTACATTCGCAAACTGAACATTAGCAAGTGTTGAATAAGGTTTAATTGGGTTATTGTGATctcttttaaaaagtattttgtccAATCACTagagaaaacttaaaaaaaattcccTCCCTCCCACTTTAAACATCCGTTTGACACAttatactttgtttttattaatccAATATCTAGAAATACTTCACTACAGAACAGAGTTATACATGTTGACACAGTGGGGATATGTTAATATTGGACACTCATACAGGTGGGACCTCCTTGACAAAAACACCACTGTACTGCTTTATCTCGAGGTACTGCAGCTGAATCAATCTGATGTATAACAACATTACATCACATTTTAGTACATGAGATGAGTGATGAGATGTTTTTAAACAATTGAATTTCAAGATATCAGTGCCAGATTGTTAGGCTGTAAACTGTGTACTTTATTAGGTAATGTTTTATTCCACTGTGACGCTCTttgtacattcatttaaaaaaaaacaaaaaaaaagatgatttgaAAGGACTAATTCTATGGAGTTCGCATAGGACTCACATTAATATCAAAACCTGAAGAATGCAGGACAAACATGTTAAATAATGTGGCAAAACTAAGTGCTCCAAATAGCTCTTAAAAAGGGGCAttggtttattaaaaaaagtcttttagAGTTTACTTGCTAGGGAAACTAAAGTGTACCATTGAATGAGAGGATTTATGTGGTTGTTATAAGACACTATGCCCCTAACACTGAAGGACTGGTTTATCTTCTGAAGGCCGTTCATTGCTGGCAGTTTCGAACAGACACGGTGAGATGAACAGAGTGAAACCACGACTGTGCCGACAGCAAAACAATGCCAGATCCAAAACACGAAGACAATTCTGTGGAAAAATTCCCCAATAATGCATTatttaaacttttgttttaatCCGTCGAATCCAGTCTTGTGACGATCACTCATGCTGCAAGCAAACAGGAAATCCGTTGCTTAAAAAGCCACGAAACACGGTGGCAAGTATTCCTGGCAGAGGCCTCTAGTTATCATCGGTCAGTCCAGAAATCGTGGCCGTAGTTTTAACTTTCAGTAATAATGTCCTTTAGAAGTCAGTCAGTTACCGTTCTAATACTGCACAACCATTTCCATTACATCTTGGTGAAATCACACCACAAACAGTAATTTGTCTGCAATCAGCCTGCCACAACCTTAAAAGTCAAATCTGGTCAAACAATGGAAGACAAGGCATAGAACATTAAAATGGGAAAAACAGCATTTTGGCAAAAGCATTTCTACAATTAGGATTTTTGGCTCAAATCTTACCAACAGTTCTAAGACAAACATTACCAAAggaggcaaaaacaaaatgccaCGATGTATTGGCAGCTAAGCAAATATAGTGCCAATGCCAGCAGTCTAGATGAAAATTTCTATGGAgacgtttttttcccccccccaagGGACAGAAATGCTTTCATCAATACAGTCCATTGTTGTTGTGACATCTTATTGACAACCAATGTAGCCATATATCTACAGatggacatactgtatattagtccTTTATGTAGGTTGCAACTTCCATTTGCAGTTCATGCAATCTACCCAGAAAGTTAGGGCTGGAGGGTTTGATTTGAGATTCAAGTGAGAGTGAAAACACACCAACATAACTCCTGGTCCAACTGTCCATCTCAAGCGTAGATCTGTCCAGGACCACCTGTGTGTGGCTTTTCTCCACTGAGGCGCTCCTGGCTTGGCTGGCGGTTGGTGTCGCTGGATTTAATGACAGCTGTGTAGTCAAAGATTCCCACTTCCAAGTTCTTGGCCCTCAAGGCAGCAGCATGCAGCTTCTCCAGAAAATCAGGCATACCTGCCAGGTGCAAAAGGGATTATTATCAGGGTTGAATAAACAAACTCAGttggaaaataaaacatgaaatgtataaaaactGAATGCAACAGCAAAAGGAAAATGCTAAACATCTGCAAGTTCCAAGTGTGCAGATTTGCTGCTCAACGATTGTAAATGTAATATGGacaaataaattagaaaattatTGTAAAAATAATCATTACATGCAGACCTAATACATTCCAATAAGTGAAAAGAGCTCACCACTCGACACCATCCAGTTCACACAGTAACGGGGAAAGACAGTCTGAGGGTCGTCACTATAGGTCAGCAAGTAATCAAATCCATTCTGTAATGAAAACACAAGTCAAACTCGGTGGCTATAATACACAGGAACCTAGGTGCAAGCTAAGTAATTTGTCTAGCAACACAAACCTCATCAAAGGACTTGTGAGGGCGGATGACCATTTTAGACTGGTATGAATGGACTCTCACAAATTGATTCGTCTCTGGGACTCTAGGATGCTCCACGGCTCTATACAGCAGAATTACAGATATACAAGTTACTCATTTACTATTGTATCAAAAACTAAACCGTAATTCACTCCAGAGACATTTTTGAAGTCTCACCTGGATACCAGGATCATCAGGTTGTTTTCTACGTCAACATCATAGCGGCGCACATATACATAGTCCCGTGAGTACAAGGGATACTGTGTGTGGAGTTGAAGGGGGGGGGATTAAACAAGATTAAATAACAGCTGATGAAGATATAGTGAAACTTGGCTAGTAGTTCTTAATCACATAAGCCAAGGTAAATCATACTTTGcttgtaacacacacaaaaaggcaaTACTACAGAAACTCACAGGAAAGTGTGTAGCCCAATGCACAACTTCTGAGCCTGTATCGACATCTCTGTCCACCACCTCAAGTTTGATTACCAGCGAATCCCACTTCTTTCTGTACTCTGTATCCAACTAGGGGAAAGGAGAACGCATAAGTCACGGATGAGATGCTTAATATAGCACAAAGAGTGAGTGTTACAGTTTCAACACAGTTGAGTGTTTGCACAGCACACAAGCAGCGCAAAAGCAGGTGGGTTATAGAAATGCCAAACAAATATACCAAACAcaatcaatgaaaaaaatatatacatgaaAATCCCACTGCTATAACTATTAAATTAACAGTTGGATCCACTTGCATAATAATGTAATTTCAGTAGTACAAAGATTTCCAATGGTTTAACAGTCAAACATCAGGAGTGAGGTGATTGCGTCAGTACcgctcccccccccttttcatgTTTCTTATTGTAAGCCAGTACCTCAGTAGAATAAGTTATTCTTTTCACTTATTTTTTCCATTAACTGAGACCCCCATATTCCTAGTAGCACATAAGGACATTTGAACAGATTGTACCTGTACATTGAAGAACTGCCTTGGGGTGACATCGTTGTAGGAGCCCAACACTGCAAGACAAGgtagctttatttgtatagcacatttcagccaCAAGGCAATTCAAGGtgctgcacatttaaaaaaaaaaggttaaattgaaataaaaggATGCTGACTCAATCAGACAAATCATACCAATATCACCACAACCAAAGTCTCAGGAAAAACTAAAAGCACAAAAGTAACTCAAGAGACCTGGTTACACATGTAAGATTGCGAGTTGGCTGACCTCTGTATTCATAGAGGTGACTGTTGGGTATAGGTCGCTTCCACACTCTAAAGCCTTTTTTCTCCATCACAACTTCCCAGCCAAGTTCAAGGTGCCCAGCCACTGTCCCTGAAGCCGTGTTTAGAGATTTGACAGCCCCCAGTGCCTGTAGTTCAAGTCCACACCTTTCAATGGATACAAACAGGACAGCTGGTTTAGCATACTGCACATTTGACATTACAAATTATACTCCCATTAATATGAAATGCTGCACTGCAAAGCGAAAGGAAGGAAAACTATGGTAACTGTTTTAATAAAGTGCTGAGCTACCAGAACAGCATCAATGCTCTTTTGCATATATTCTAAAAGGTATCTGTTACTCTAGAGGGATGAACACTATTCTCCAAAGGATTATTCCCTTATTCTGATGAAGATGGCTTTCTACATGATCGCCCAAGATGTCCTGTAGGTGTTCAACTGGGTTAAAATCTGGTGAATCTCAAGACCATAACATATAATTCACATCATACAATTGAGTAACTCCATACAAAGACATCTCTTTTTGTCATGGCTCCACTTACTTATTCAGATTTCCCTGATGCAATTTATCTGAGCACAAATGCATCCATAtgttcatttaaaagaaatatcaAACCTGTGAATTTCCTCATCGTGAATCTTCTCATTCTCCCACATGAAGAGACCAGCCAGGGCCGCGACAAGTTTCCCATTGGGGGCGTGCTTGCTTTGAAATCTACGCCATATGTTACCGACCAGGGTCCGCCTGGTCCGCTCGGAGTACAGGTTGGAGTAAAGCTCGCCGATCTGGCAAGCACGCCGGAGCCTCTGCCCGGTCACAAAGCTGCAGTGGTCTGCAAATATGGAGAGCAAGCCCTTCCTCTTTCGGCCAGATCCCGCGGCCTCACAGGCACCAACACCTGCCTTCTGAAGCCAGGACAACAGCAGTCCCATGCTCCTGCCCAGTAACGGGAACCCCTCACGCTTTCCTTTGCCTTCCTCGACAGTCCTTTTGAATGACCCGCTGCTTTGAAGCCTCATTGTATTTACACCGATCTCGCAGATCGGGCGACGGGGCACAGAGTGAAACATGACAGCTGTGACCGTGACGCAAGTTctcaaagacaaaataaatgtcaacaAATAGGCCGTAGCTAACCTTAGCTAACGAACTCTGCGGCTAAACCTGGTGGTCTGCGGAGATGCAACATGCATTGCCTTTGTACGGATGATAATTTTACTCTAGTTGTAACGTTAGTTTGCGAGCTGTCTACGAGCACGGGtcatgtagctaacgttaccgttagcattagctaacgttatctgtCAATTGCTTACTAGTAGTCTACGACACACAACCGCACCCAACACCGCCGCACTCGAAACTCTAATGACGGCACTGTAAATGTTATCGTCTAACGTTACTGTAACTCCACACAACTGTCTACCTGTCAACGTTGTCTCTTTTCTGGCTGGACGGCCACACGTTTTTTTCAAACTCTAGCTAGCAGTGCATTTGACCTCCTCTTCCTACAGTCTGCGTACACACCCACTCGGAAATCCAGCCTTAAAAACTGTAAGTCGGGCGTTCATTGGGCGTTTGTTGTTCCAGGGCAATTCTGATTGGTCCTAGTGGGAGTCTGTTTTATATTTAGCTGCTCAGGCACCAGCATGTGCGCCTGTCCAGCTTTACATTTCTACCAAGGCTACCCACTTTCCAGTTTCTTCGATTATctctttcttttactgtctatggaTTATCTGGGATCAGATACAAACTCGGTGTGGAACAATATAAGTATGagtttctaaaataaatgcacacCTCCTAAACAGAATATATTCAGTTTAACCCATATTTTATACATAACATAATGTATAGGAATTATGACAAGTTAGTGAAAATGAGGGGGGGATGTCAAaatcagggctgccaacttttccccaaccttggagtgagatttggggggcaAACCCATAGTTTGCCGTATACAAGCAATTCTTTGAGTCTCTTATCCTTcggggtttaaattgggatttgttatatgtggccggggtggggctctccctaggggggtctgggggtatgctaccccaggaaaaaatttgaaaataaaccattaaatggccaCTTTCggagagtttgtttttttcaaaaaagagcAAAGAGCCTTCGCTTGTTTTGGTATCACTAAGGTATTAGGGCATAgcattacattattaactttatGATATAACAACGAGCACACAAGACAATGAGCCCATTGAAGAGACAGTggcatatgtcagaacca from Etheostoma spectabile isolate EspeVRDwgs_2016 chromosome 16, UIUC_Espe_1.0, whole genome shotgun sequence encodes:
- the stard7 gene encoding stAR-related lipid transfer protein 7, mitochondrial; protein product: MFHSVPRRPICEIGVNTMRLQSSGSFKRTVEEGKGKREGFPLLGRSMGLLLSWLQKAGVGACEAAGSGRKRKGLLSIFADHCSFVTGQRLRRACQIGELYSNLYSERTRRTLVGNIWRRFQSKHAPNGKLVAALAGLFMWENEKIHDEEIHRCGLELQALGAVKSLNTASGTVAGHLELGWEVVMEKKGFRVWKRPIPNSHLYEYRVLGSYNDVTPRQFFNVQLDTEYRKKWDSLVIKLEVVDRDVDTGSEVVHWATHFPYPLYSRDYVYVRRYDVDVENNLMILVSRAVEHPRVPETNQFVRVHSYQSKMVIRPHKSFDENGFDYLLTYSDDPQTVFPRYCVNWMVSSGMPDFLEKLHAAALRAKNLEVGIFDYTAVIKSSDTNRQPSQERLSGEKPHTGGPGQIYA